A window from Neobacillus sp. PS3-40 encodes these proteins:
- a CDS encoding bifunctional adenosylcobinamide kinase/adenosylcobinamide-phosphate guanylyltransferase: MHIITGGAYNGKSAWVREYYQLNICKHFRWISAYKEGKYPEDLSVFNEQLIILEGVEQWIFGLIEDYPSANHREMGRKLIQNWVSWEQGNIERKLVIIGTDISKGIVPMDQNSRMWRDTTGWFYQDLVKNSNRFDLVWYGIQKQLK, from the coding sequence CCTATAATGGAAAGTCAGCTTGGGTAAGAGAATATTATCAGTTGAATATTTGTAAACATTTTCGGTGGATATCTGCCTATAAAGAGGGGAAATATCCAGAGGATCTATCTGTTTTTAATGAGCAGCTCATCATTTTAGAAGGAGTAGAACAGTGGATTTTTGGTTTGATTGAAGATTATCCATCAGCTAACCATCGCGAAATGGGAAGAAAACTTATTCAGAATTGGGTAAGTTGGGAACAAGGGAATATTGAACGAAAGTTAGTGATTATTGGCACGGATATTTCGAAAGGAATTGTGCCAATGGATCAAAATAGTAGAATGTGGCGTGATACAACAGGCTGGTTTTACCAGGACTTAGTGAAAAACAGTAATCGATTTGATTTGGTTTGGTATGGGATTCAGAAGCAATTAAAGTAA
- a CDS encoding cob(I)yrinic acid a,c-diamide adenosyltransferase — protein sequence MRIYTRTGDKGQTSLIGGRVDKDDIRVEAYGTVDELNCFVGQAMAELDEEKFLDVLEDLEKIQHELFDCGGDLANISKKREMKLMDETITYLEERIDQFIEEAPKVDRFILPGGAKPAASIHIARTITRRAERLVVGLMKQDSTVPAVTLKYLNRLSDYFFALARIINSRMDVKDIEYIRSAIVFSGGKRKEQ from the coding sequence ATGAGAATTTATACAAGAACAGGTGATAAAGGACAAACAAGTTTAATTGGTGGCCGTGTCGATAAGGACGATATTCGCGTTGAAGCCTATGGTACTGTTGATGAATTGAATTGCTTTGTGGGTCAAGCAATGGCTGAACTTGATGAAGAGAAATTTTTAGATGTCTTAGAGGATTTAGAAAAAATCCAGCATGAACTGTTTGATTGTGGTGGAGACTTAGCAAATATTTCTAAAAAACGTGAAATGAAATTGATGGACGAAACAATTACTTATTTAGAAGAGAGAATCGATCAATTTATTGAGGAAGCTCCAAAAGTGGATCGATTTATTTTACCTGGTGGTGCAAAACCAGCTGCTTCTATTCATATTGCCCGTACCATTACAAGAAGGGCAGAACGTTTAGTTGTCGGATTAATGAAGCAAGACTCAACAGTTCCAGCGGTAACATTAAAATATTTAAACCGTCTTTCGGATTATTTCTTTGCGCTGGCAAGGATTATCAATTCCCGAATGGATGTGAAGGATATCGAGTATATCCGGAGTGCTATTGTTTTCAGTGGAGGAAAGAGAAAGGAGCAATAA
- a CDS encoding ECF transporter S component: protein MSTKKLSLLALFIALSVIGASIKIPAFIGSIALDVFPALLAAVLLGKRMGSIVAGFGHLVSALIAGFPLGPMHLVIAVEMAVIVWFFGVFYQSSKRILAGIFFVISNSFLAPLPFLFTMGEGFYFTILPSLLVGASFNAFLALILIPRFKKMVESSSVKVN from the coding sequence ATGTCCACTAAAAAATTAAGTTTACTTGCATTGTTTATTGCTTTATCTGTAATTGGTGCATCAATAAAAATACCAGCCTTTATCGGAAGTATTGCGCTCGATGTATTCCCAGCTCTTCTTGCGGCTGTATTGCTTGGAAAGAGAATGGGATCAATTGTTGCAGGATTTGGACATTTAGTATCAGCCCTTATAGCAGGTTTTCCATTGGGTCCAATGCATTTGGTCATTGCAGTCGAAATGGCTGTGATTGTGTGGTTCTTTGGTGTTTTCTATCAATCAAGCAAAAGAATACTTGCGGGTATTTTCTTTGTTATAAGCAATAGTTTCCTAGCTCCATTGCCGTTTTTATTTACGATGGGTGAAGGCTTCTATTTTACTATTCTACCTTCTTTACTAGTTGGAGCTTCCTTTAATGCTTTTCTTGCATTGATTCTGATTCCAAGATTTAAAAAAATGGTTGAATCAAGCTCAGTAAAGGTAAATTAA
- a CDS encoding LPXTG cell wall anchor domain-containing protein has product MKRDVAVIPFGDDEIIIACDNSGAIGMKPLDAVPASYEMVAYYSFRVAWMECVAAGAVPFSVVIQNFCGNNAWPLLMVGVKKGMKELGINELPITGSTETNFTLMQSVVGMTVLGKRRKKEEQSITDANQLKVAIIGRPLVGSEVIDQKDEIAPLELFQWFCEQEEVMAVLPVGSKGVLVELELLFAEQSLCVNSEIDMRKSSGPSTCFIVVYKQAINEKIEKKSGVWFHVVNIRNMKDCPN; this is encoded by the coding sequence ATGAAAAGAGATGTAGCGGTAATTCCTTTTGGTGATGATGAAATTATCATTGCTTGCGATAATAGTGGTGCAATTGGAATGAAGCCATTAGATGCTGTTCCTGCCTCATATGAAATGGTTGCCTATTACAGCTTTCGAGTTGCGTGGATGGAATGTGTTGCTGCGGGTGCAGTCCCCTTTTCTGTTGTTATCCAAAATTTTTGTGGCAATAATGCATGGCCTTTGTTGATGGTGGGTGTCAAAAAAGGAATGAAGGAACTTGGTATAAACGAACTACCGATTACAGGAAGCACTGAAACTAACTTCACTCTCATGCAATCAGTTGTAGGCATGACAGTTTTGGGAAAAAGAAGAAAGAAAGAGGAGCAATCTATCACTGATGCCAATCAGTTAAAAGTTGCGATTATTGGAAGACCACTTGTTGGAAGTGAAGTAATTGACCAAAAAGATGAGATTGCACCCCTTGAATTATTTCAATGGTTTTGTGAACAAGAAGAAGTTATGGCTGTTCTACCAGTAGGATCAAAAGGAGTTTTAGTTGAACTAGAGTTGCTGTTTGCTGAACAATCCTTATGTGTTAATAGTGAGATAGATATGAGGAAATCATCAGGACCCTCAACCTGTTTTATTGTTGTTTATAAACAGGCGATAAATGAGAAGATTGAGAAGAAATCTGGTGTGTGGTTTCATGTGGTGAATATAAGAAATATGAAAGATTGCCCTAATTAG
- a CDS encoding SgcJ/EcaC family oxidoreductase — translation MNTNGNFHSIEENLVRTLYKDFIQGWNNRDAGQMANLFSEDGNMIGFDGSQMNGKIEMDAVLSQIFIDHPTGSYVGIIREVRFLSNDVAVLRAEAGMVPHGHSDINPAINSVQTIVAMKKESRWYIAVFQNTPAAFHGRPKLTEQLTAELRKVLGANSHI, via the coding sequence TTGAATACAAACGGAAATTTTCATTCTATTGAAGAAAATCTGGTGAGAACACTATATAAGGATTTTATCCAAGGGTGGAACAATCGGGATGCTGGTCAAATGGCTAATCTTTTTTCAGAAGACGGTAATATGATTGGTTTTGATGGGAGTCAAATGAATGGGAAAATAGAAATGGATGCTGTACTTAGCCAGATATTTATTGATCATCCAACAGGCTCTTATGTGGGAATCATTAGAGAAGTACGTTTTCTATCAAATGATGTGGCTGTTCTCCGTGCTGAAGCAGGAATGGTACCCCATGGTCATTCTGATATTAACCCTGCTATCAATTCGGTACAAACAATTGTTGCGATGAAGAAGGAAAGTAGATGGTATATAGCTGTTTTTCAAAATACACCTGCCGCCTTCCACGGACGCCCTAAATTAACAGAGCAACTAACTGCAGAACTTCGGAAGGTTCTTGGTGCTAATTCCCATATATAG
- a CDS encoding HD domain-containing phosphohydrolase, protein MVNLYVTKKCSELISGDIVLHPVFRSDGLLFIKKFKVLTNSVIMHLKKQFPAYYPFIVVESAENLNEFLIKKIEQSNAYLVEVEKIVEIHQQFIHNHLSLKLYIEDKNTIRANVEFDTHNHKINFLESLGLELSIPIGNQLETIIDSPRILSRAETINRKLNDLLKSDNSLQALYNRVNDFHDVLLLHSINSTFITFMIGLTLELSDEEMIDLTLASLFADIGFTEFSKEDFAAYLNNGKSEKKIIDHLKKSIEILSSSAYCRKKSVIFGVYDHHEQYDGIGSPLGKKGEEIHLYGRIISIAQHYDELVGGYVKEKSIMSFEAIKELWNQRGVKIDPAIIRIFIDRTNILKVGEQIQLSNIKKGVIIGFEDYIHNPIEPIIRLEN, encoded by the coding sequence ATGGTGAATTTATATGTAACTAAAAAGTGTTCAGAATTAATTTCTGGGGATATCGTCTTGCATCCTGTTTTTCGATCGGATGGATTATTGTTTATAAAGAAGTTTAAAGTTCTTACAAATTCTGTGATTATGCATCTAAAAAAACAATTTCCAGCGTACTATCCATTTATTGTGGTTGAATCAGCTGAAAACCTAAATGAATTTTTAATTAAAAAGATAGAACAGAGTAATGCTTATCTCGTTGAAGTTGAGAAAATTGTAGAGATACATCAGCAGTTTATCCACAATCACTTGTCATTGAAACTTTATATTGAAGATAAAAATACGATACGTGCAAATGTAGAATTTGATACTCATAATCACAAGATTAATTTCTTAGAAAGCCTTGGATTAGAATTATCTATTCCAATCGGGAACCAATTAGAAACAATTATTGATTCACCTCGGATCCTAAGTCGAGCGGAGACTATTAATCGAAAGCTAAATGATTTACTCAAAAGTGATAATTCTCTGCAAGCATTGTACAACAGGGTAAATGATTTCCACGATGTTCTTTTACTACATAGTATAAATAGTACATTTATCACATTTATGATTGGATTAACTTTAGAGCTTAGTGATGAAGAAATGATTGATCTAACATTGGCTTCATTGTTTGCCGATATAGGATTCACTGAGTTTAGTAAAGAGGATTTTGCTGCATACTTGAATAATGGAAAGTCTGAAAAGAAAATAATAGACCATTTAAAGAAATCTATCGAAATCCTCTCGTCTTCAGCTTATTGTCGAAAAAAATCAGTTATCTTTGGTGTATATGACCATCATGAGCAATATGATGGGATAGGGTCCCCTTTAGGGAAAAAAGGAGAAGAGATTCATCTGTATGGAAGAATTATTTCGATTGCCCAGCATTATGATGAATTAGTTGGCGGTTATGTGAAAGAAAAGAGTATTATGAGTTTCGAGGCCATTAAGGAGCTTTGGAATCAAAGAGGAGTAAAAATTGATCCAGCCATCATTCGTATTTTTATTGACAGAACTAATATCTTAAAGGTCGGAGAACAAATTCAATTATCTAATATAAAAAAAGGGGTAATAATCGGCTTTGAGGATTATATTCATAACCCTATAGAACCAATCATTCGGTTAGAAAATTAA
- a CDS encoding DUF2533 family protein, giving the protein MSVHKALTEHAKKQNKKFTDFLALDQRREEFISEAIELCKQGKDFSTEKINYVTNQINNLAEQVCVPTRKLVTPDMVHEYVLTLK; this is encoded by the coding sequence ATGAGTGTACATAAAGCTCTCACGGAACATGCTAAAAAGCAAAACAAAAAATTCACTGACTTTTTAGCCCTTGATCAAAGAAGAGAAGAATTTATTTCAGAGGCAATTGAATTATGTAAGCAAGGAAAAGATTTTTCAACGGAAAAAATTAATTATGTTACAAATCAGATCAATAATCTTGCTGAACAAGTATGTGTACCGACACGTAAGCTAGTTACGCCTGATATGGTTCATGAATATGTTTTAACATTAAAATAA
- a CDS encoding DoxX family protein — protein MVAKWLRENTIAAGILTVLRLYLGYSWLTAGLHKLTGEGFDTTGFLKGAIANPVKGPDGSMVYGTYVGFLKDFAVPNAHIFNTIVPLGEFLVGLGLILGCLTTAAMFFGLIMNFAYVMAGTISTNPMDILLGVIILFAGYNAGKFGLDRWVLPFIKKTVSKQKEPFRQNV, from the coding sequence ATGGTTGCCAAATGGTTACGAGAAAACACAATTGCCGCTGGAATTTTAACAGTTTTACGTTTATATTTAGGTTATTCATGGTTGACTGCAGGATTACACAAATTAACAGGTGAGGGTTTTGATACGACTGGATTTTTAAAAGGTGCTATTGCCAATCCGGTTAAGGGCCCTGATGGAAGTATGGTTTACGGCACATATGTTGGGTTCTTAAAAGACTTTGCAGTACCAAATGCTCATATCTTCAACACAATAGTTCCTTTAGGAGAGTTTTTAGTAGGTTTGGGACTTATTCTTGGATGCTTAACAACGGCAGCAATGTTCTTCGGACTCATCATGAATTTTGCATACGTCATGGCAGGAACTATTTCTACTAATCCAATGGATATCCTTCTAGGTGTTATTATTCTCTTCGCAGGTTACAATGCTGGTAAATTTGGATTAGATCGTTGGGTCCTTCCGTTCATCAAAAAAACTGTCTCAAAGCAAAAAGAACCATTTAGACAAAACGTTTAA
- the argC gene encoding N-acetyl-gamma-glutamyl-phosphate reductase gives MKAAIIGGTGYGSIELIRLINKHPILEANMIISNSQAGNSISDSYPHLSNLIETSLDTFDVNCIGENIDLVFLATPSGVSKNLVPGILEKGVKCIDLSGDFRLKSQSEYEAWYKISPAPEDYLMKAAYGLSEIYPEKVKNSELIANPGCYPTASLLGLLPIVKTKLADCKSIIIDAKSGVSGAGRSLSLISHYAEINENLKAYKLGAHQHIPEIEQVLSEESGSPITITFTTHLVPMTRGIMCTIYVNLKENITTEEAVHLYKQFYQDQPFVRIRPVGTVPSTKEVLGSNFCDIGLHVDKRTGRLTIVSVIDNLVKGASGQAIQNANLLFGWDERTGLEDIPVYP, from the coding sequence ATGAAAGCAGCCATTATAGGAGGAACTGGATATGGGTCAATTGAGCTAATTAGATTAATCAACAAGCATCCGATTTTGGAGGCTAATATGATTATTTCCAACTCACAGGCTGGAAACAGTATTAGTGATTCTTACCCGCACTTATCCAATCTAATAGAAACTTCTTTAGATACTTTTGATGTAAATTGCATAGGCGAAAATATAGATCTTGTTTTTCTTGCAACCCCATCTGGTGTAAGTAAAAACCTTGTACCAGGGATTTTAGAGAAGGGTGTTAAGTGTATAGACCTCTCCGGTGATTTTAGGCTGAAGTCTCAAAGTGAATATGAAGCATGGTACAAGATTTCACCAGCTCCAGAGGACTATTTAATGAAAGCGGCTTACGGACTTAGTGAAATTTACCCTGAAAAAGTTAAAAATTCAGAGCTAATTGCTAATCCAGGATGTTATCCGACTGCCTCTTTATTAGGACTTTTGCCAATTGTAAAAACAAAATTAGCAGACTGTAAATCTATCATTATTGATGCAAAGTCGGGAGTATCTGGTGCAGGGAGAAGCCTTTCCTTAATAAGTCATTATGCTGAAATAAATGAAAACTTAAAAGCTTATAAATTAGGTGCGCATCAACATATTCCTGAAATCGAGCAAGTTCTTTCAGAAGAAAGTGGAAGCCCAATCACGATTACATTCACGACCCATTTAGTACCAATGACGAGAGGAATCATGTGCACCATTTATGTGAATTTAAAAGAAAATATAACAACAGAAGAAGCTGTACATTTATATAAACAATTTTATCAAGATCAACCTTTCGTCAGAATTAGACCTGTGGGAACGGTACCTTCAACAAAAGAAGTACTAGGAAGTAATTTCTGTGATATAGGCTTGCATGTGGATAAACGAACAGGCCGCCTAACGATCGTTTCTGTTATCGACAATCTGGTTAAAGGAGCATCGGGTCAAGCAATTCAAAATGCCAATTTGCTCTTTGGATGGGATGAGCGAACAGGGCTTGAGGACATACCAGTTTATCCATAA
- the argJ gene encoding bifunctional ornithine acetyltransferase/N-acetylglutamate synthase, with protein sequence MSAISMNEIVVLEEGSVTIPKGFKAGGMHCGIKRKRLDLGYIVSEVPAIAAGVYTMNTFQAAPLIITQESIAKEKKVQAIIVNSGNANACTGEQGLKDAATMQKEFASELGIGEHLVAVTSTGVIGELLPMDSIKSGIKQILQKEYEDEIKFKQAILTTDTCMKDIAVQIKVDGKTVSFGGAAKGSGMIHPNMATMLGFVTTDANIGHEDLLFALKDVTNQTFNMITVDGDTSTNDMVLVMANGLAGNEKLTKEHPDWNVFVKGLKVVCESLAKKIAKDGEGATKLIEVQVNGAYSVTAASAVGKSIISSNLVKTAIYGTDPNWGRIVSAIGYSGVPVEPNAIKVSIGPFPVFENGLPCVISEVTVKEYLEQENIQIFVELNQGESNATAWGCDLTYDYVKINASYRT encoded by the coding sequence ATGTCAGCCATATCGATGAATGAAATCGTTGTTCTTGAAGAAGGAAGTGTCACTATACCAAAGGGGTTTAAAGCAGGCGGTATGCATTGTGGGATTAAACGAAAAAGACTCGATCTAGGCTATATCGTGTCAGAGGTTCCAGCAATTGCTGCAGGTGTATATACGATGAATACCTTTCAAGCTGCACCACTAATAATCACACAAGAAAGCATTGCAAAAGAAAAGAAGGTTCAGGCTATCATAGTCAATTCTGGTAATGCAAATGCTTGTACAGGTGAACAAGGACTAAAAGATGCAGCAACAATGCAAAAGGAATTTGCTAGTGAACTCGGTATCGGTGAGCATCTTGTCGCGGTTACTTCTACAGGAGTTATTGGAGAACTACTTCCAATGGATTCGATAAAAAGTGGTATAAAACAAATCCTTCAAAAAGAATATGAAGATGAAATTAAATTCAAACAAGCAATTTTAACTACAGATACTTGCATGAAAGATATTGCAGTTCAAATAAAAGTGGATGGAAAAACAGTTAGTTTTGGCGGAGCAGCGAAGGGATCTGGAATGATTCATCCGAATATGGCAACGATGTTAGGGTTTGTAACAACTGATGCCAATATTGGCCATGAGGATTTGCTATTTGCCTTAAAGGATGTTACCAATCAAACCTTCAATATGATTACGGTTGATGGAGATACAAGTACAAATGACATGGTATTGGTTATGGCAAACGGACTTGCAGGTAACGAAAAATTAACAAAAGAACATCCAGATTGGAATGTGTTTGTCAAAGGTTTAAAGGTGGTTTGTGAATCACTTGCCAAAAAAATCGCAAAAGATGGTGAAGGGGCTACAAAGCTTATCGAAGTTCAAGTCAATGGGGCTTATAGTGTTACTGCTGCGAGTGCGGTTGGGAAATCCATTATTTCCTCAAATCTAGTGAAAACAGCCATCTATGGAACAGACCCGAATTGGGGAAGAATTGTTTCTGCAATCGGCTATAGTGGAGTGCCTGTAGAGCCAAATGCAATAAAGGTCTCAATTGGACCGTTCCCTGTGTTTGAAAATGGTTTGCCTTGTGTTATTTCAGAAGTGACAGTTAAAGAATATTTAGAACAGGAAAATATCCAAATTTTCGTGGAATTGAACCAGGGTGAAAGCAATGCTACCGCATGGGGATGCGATTTAACTTATGATTATGTCAAAATTAACGCATCCTACCGTACGTGA
- the argB gene encoding acetylglutamate kinase, translating to MKFMVIKCGGSVLENLPKSFYEDIVSIHQSGEWIPIIVHGGGPLITSLLKKLDVETSFVNGLRVTSDQVLNIVEMVLSGSVNKKIVRNVIEAGGSAFGISGVDGTLLKAKPNKDAEILGFVGDVVEVNHHMIKGIINDGYIPIISPVGIDEQGQRYNINGDVAASAIAKALEANLCFISDIPGILVEKNGQKIKLSKISRMKVEELIENQTIWGGMIPKVKAAIDGLAHNIPEVGIINGLKENSLLDYSNGKEIGTKIVLEEEIA from the coding sequence ATGAAATTTATGGTCATTAAATGTGGTGGAAGTGTCCTTGAAAATTTGCCGAAATCCTTTTATGAAGATATTGTCTCGATTCACCAATCGGGTGAGTGGATCCCCATTATTGTTCATGGCGGTGGACCACTCATTACATCTTTATTGAAAAAGTTAGATGTAGAAACATCTTTTGTAAATGGTCTCAGGGTAACAAGTGATCAAGTTTTAAATATTGTTGAAATGGTGTTAAGTGGTTCCGTTAACAAAAAAATTGTTAGAAATGTGATTGAAGCTGGTGGTAGTGCGTTTGGAATAAGCGGTGTTGATGGTACTTTATTAAAAGCAAAGCCAAATAAGGATGCTGAAATATTAGGATTTGTCGGCGATGTAGTCGAAGTTAATCATCATATGATAAAGGGAATCATAAACGACGGATATATTCCAATTATTTCACCTGTCGGCATTGATGAGCAGGGTCAAAGATACAACATAAATGGCGATGTAGCCGCCTCGGCAATTGCAAAGGCATTAGAGGCCAATCTTTGTTTCATAAGTGATATTCCCGGAATATTAGTTGAAAAAAATGGTCAAAAAATAAAACTTTCGAAAATATCTAGAATGAAGGTAGAAGAATTGATTGAAAATCAAACCATTTGGGGCGGAATGATTCCTAAAGTGAAGGCAGCGATTGATGGTCTTGCACATAACATTCCTGAAGTGGGGATTATCAATGGATTAAAGGAAAATAGTTTACTAGATTATTCGAATGGTAAGGAAATTGGAACGAAAATTGTTTTAGAAGAGGAGATTGCATAA
- a CDS encoding aspartate aminotransferase family protein: MTDNASDFANPLMETYSRFPVTLVKGKGSYVWDDQGNKYLDFTSGIATCNLGHVPEIVKEKVEEQLQNLWHCSNLYHIPNQKELASLLTANSCGDRVFFCNSGAEANEAAIKLARRYAQKIKGTDAYEVITFEKSFHGRTLATLSATGQEKIHQGFLPLVQGFQYLPYNDLATLEQLYNLEPAAVLLEMVQGEGGVIPADPEWVQKLAQICKEKDILLMVDEIQTGIGRTGTLFAYEQYGIEPDVISIAKGLGSGFPIGAIIAKEKAAQGFEPGSHGSTFGGNPLATAAGVATVSHLTTSNILDQAAQIADYFDTQLVNLKNKFSLIKEIRGIGLLKGLVVEGNALKIVKKALAHQLLILTAGPDVVRILPALTSSIEEVNECITTLEKVFLEIREKGE, translated from the coding sequence ATGACTGATAATGCTTCGGACTTTGCTAACCCGCTAATGGAAACCTATAGCCGATTTCCTGTTACGTTAGTTAAGGGAAAGGGAAGTTATGTGTGGGACGATCAAGGGAATAAATATTTGGATTTCACCTCTGGAATCGCAACATGTAACCTAGGTCATGTTCCAGAGATCGTAAAAGAAAAGGTAGAAGAGCAATTACAAAATCTATGGCATTGTTCCAATCTTTATCATATCCCTAATCAAAAAGAGCTAGCTTCTCTCCTTACAGCAAATAGCTGTGGCGATCGGGTTTTCTTTTGCAACAGTGGTGCCGAAGCAAATGAGGCAGCAATTAAGCTGGCAAGAAGATATGCACAGAAAATTAAGGGTACGGATGCTTACGAAGTAATCACTTTTGAAAAATCATTCCATGGGAGAACATTAGCGACGCTATCTGCAACAGGGCAAGAAAAAATCCATCAAGGGTTTTTACCATTGGTTCAAGGGTTTCAATACCTACCCTATAACGATTTGGCCACATTAGAACAGTTATATAATCTTGAGCCGGCAGCAGTGTTACTGGAAATGGTTCAGGGTGAAGGTGGTGTTATACCAGCTGATCCTGAGTGGGTACAAAAACTTGCCCAGATTTGTAAAGAAAAAGACATTCTATTAATGGTTGATGAAATTCAAACAGGGATTGGTAGAACAGGTACTCTTTTTGCTTATGAGCAGTATGGGATTGAGCCCGACGTGATCAGCATTGCAAAAGGACTAGGGTCGGGATTTCCGATTGGGGCGATCATTGCTAAGGAAAAGGCAGCACAAGGTTTTGAACCTGGTAGCCATGGCAGTACATTTGGTGGAAATCCATTAGCAACAGCAGCAGGTGTGGCGACTGTTAGCCACCTTACGACAAGTAACATTTTAGATCAGGCTGCCCAGATTGCAGACTATTTCGATACTCAACTTGTGAATTTAAAAAATAAATTTTCCTTAATAAAAGAAATACGCGGAATAGGACTTTTAAAAGGATTGGTCGTGGAAGGGAATGCCTTAAAAATTGTTAAAAAGGCGTTAGCCCATCAACTTCTTATTCTAACAGCTGGGCCTGATGTTGTTCGTATTTTACCAGCTTTGACGTCATCCATTGAAGAAGTAAATGAATGTATCACGACGCTAGAAAAAGTCTTCTTAGAGATTAGAGAGAAAGGCGAGTGA
- a CDS encoding carbamoyl phosphate synthase small subunit: MEQGYLTLETGEVFEGVLIGANKDSIGEVVFNTSMTGYQEIITDPSYAGQIITFCYPMIGNYGVNSIDDESISPSLSGVIIGDVCETPSHYQSISKFSEKLKQAGVPGIAGIDTRLLVKTIRSRGTVKGILSRKKVENKDFSIQEKPSLWVEKVSTKKMLTFKNKGSHVVLYDFGYKKSILNALLQENCYVTIVPYNTPYEKIKALAPDGVLFSNGPGDPMSLAHLFPEIKKISQSYPTLGICLGHQLIALAYGAKTMKLAYGHRGANHPVKELMTGKVKITAQNHGYVVVDESIDTNQFDITYRNVNDQSIEGLQHIHYPIQTVQFHPEAHPGPSDTAHVLTEFVSQITSLGEKRYAIM; encoded by the coding sequence GTGGAGCAAGGATATCTTACATTGGAAACCGGAGAAGTGTTTGAAGGTGTTCTAATTGGAGCAAATAAGGATTCAATAGGAGAAGTTGTTTTCAATACAAGCATGACGGGTTACCAAGAAATTATAACAGATCCTTCATATGCGGGACAAATCATAACATTTTGCTACCCGATGATTGGTAATTATGGCGTGAATTCAATTGATGATGAGAGCATCAGCCCTTCGTTATCAGGAGTGATTATTGGAGATGTATGTGAAACTCCAAGCCATTATCAATCCATTAGTAAGTTTTCGGAAAAGCTGAAACAGGCAGGTGTTCCTGGTATTGCCGGGATAGATACTCGTTTATTAGTGAAAACTATTCGAAGTCGCGGTACTGTAAAAGGGATATTAAGTAGGAAAAAGGTAGAAAATAAAGACTTTTCCATTCAAGAAAAACCATCGTTATGGGTCGAAAAGGTATCAACCAAAAAGATGCTTACTTTTAAAAATAAAGGGTCACATGTGGTTTTATACGATTTTGGATATAAAAAATCGATTCTAAACGCTCTGTTACAGGAAAATTGCTATGTAACCATCGTGCCTTACAATACACCATATGAAAAAATAAAAGCATTGGCTCCAGATGGAGTTCTTTTCAGCAATGGACCTGGGGATCCGATGTCACTCGCTCATTTGTTTCCTGAAATTAAAAAGATTAGCCAAAGTTACCCTACCTTAGGAATATGCCTTGGCCATCAATTAATTGCTCTTGCATATGGGGCAAAAACAATGAAATTGGCCTATGGACATCGTGGAGCTAACCATCCTGTAAAAGAATTAATGACCGGAAAAGTTAAAATTACTGCACAAAATCATGGATATGTTGTTGTGGATGAGAGCATCGATACTAATCAATTTGATATCACTTACCGCAATGTAAATGATCAATCAATTGAAGGATTGCAGCACATTCACTATCCAATCCAAACTGTCCAATTTCATCCAGAAGCACATCCAGGTCCAAGCGATACTGCACATGTTCTAACAGAATTTGTGAGCCAGATAACATCTTTGGGAGAGAAACGTTATGCCATTATGTAA